In Candidatus Hinthialibacter antarcticus, one DNA window encodes the following:
- the hisI gene encoding phosphoribosyl-AMP cyclohydrolase, with translation MDILDTFTDSTSVKVDECAVFAPKFDANGLITAVTCDYKTNEVLMVAFMNAQTLAKTIEIGEAVYWSRSRQEVWHKGQTSGNTQRVKEILVDCDQDCLVIKVEQVGDAACHTGRRSCFYRQVPIGDQVPEDVKTLPIKEIDSKKLFDPEEVYREK, from the coding sequence ATGGATATTCTCGATACATTTACCGACAGCACCTCGGTCAAAGTGGACGAATGCGCCGTGTTTGCGCCGAAATTTGATGCGAACGGTTTAATCACCGCCGTCACCTGCGACTACAAAACCAACGAGGTTTTGATGGTGGCGTTTATGAACGCGCAAACCCTGGCCAAGACCATCGAAATCGGCGAAGCGGTCTATTGGAGCCGCAGCCGCCAGGAAGTCTGGCACAAAGGCCAAACCAGCGGCAATACCCAAAGAGTGAAAGAAATTCTGGTGGATTGCGACCAGGATTGCTTGGTCATCAAAGTAGAACAAGTCGGCGACGCCGCCTGTCACACCGGGCGCCGCTCCTGTTTTTATCGACAGGTTCCCATCGGCGATCAAGTTCCCGAAGACGTGAAGACGCTTCCCATTAAAGAGATTGATTCCAAAAAACTCTTTGACCCCGAAGAAGTCTACCGCGAAAAATAG
- the pgsA gene encoding CDP-diacylglycerol--glycerol-3-phosphate 3-phosphatidyltransferase, whose product MSLMKVPRSLPNILTLSRLALSPVIAVLFIIDAPWCRISLLGIIIFCELTDALDGYIARKYGLVTDLGKLLDPMADSIYRDTIFICLAVVHEVSLLLVLPILYRDSVIATLRAVCAYRGAVLAARTSGKIKAIFQAFVIIVLVILRIVALYVPVVEENLFLISNLMMSLVCAVTLYSGYEYLRAMAPELKTVVNPPE is encoded by the coding sequence ATGAGCCTTATGAAGGTTCCGCGTAGTTTACCCAATATTCTGACCCTGTCCCGTTTGGCGCTTAGCCCGGTGATCGCAGTATTATTTATTATTGATGCGCCCTGGTGTCGAATTTCTCTGTTAGGGATCATCATATTCTGCGAATTGACCGATGCGCTCGACGGCTACATCGCGCGAAAATACGGCTTGGTGACAGACTTGGGCAAGTTGCTCGACCCGATGGCTGACAGCATTTACCGCGATACCATCTTTATTTGCCTGGCAGTGGTGCATGAAGTTTCGTTGTTGCTGGTGCTTCCCATTTTGTACCGGGACAGCGTAATTGCGACCTTGCGGGCGGTGTGCGCCTATCGGGGGGCCGTGTTGGCGGCCCGAACCAGCGGCAAAATCAAAGCGATTTTCCAGGCGTTTGTGATAATTGTGTTGGTCATTCTTCGCATCGTCGCGCTGTATGTTCCTGTGGTGGAAGAAAACCTGTTTCTCATTAGCAATCTGATGATGTCATTGGTTTGCGCGGTCACCCTCTATTCGGGTTACGAATATCTGCGCGCAATGGCGCCTGAATTGAAAACTGTAGTAAACCCACCCGAATAA
- a CDS encoding PaaI family thioesterase translates to MNNQRIELPRYTDCFVCGSENKAGFDVTFYVQNGRIETQFTPADHFCGFRDVTHGGVLATILDECMGWSCILSRPIMCYTAEMTLRYRSHAIAGETLLVYGELVADKKRMIVARGGIERPNGELVCSGEGKYIPMPQEQFEQVVSYAGWDERFQKVYEEIQQQVA, encoded by the coding sequence ATGAATAACCAACGCATCGAGTTGCCGCGTTATACCGACTGCTTTGTCTGCGGCAGCGAAAACAAAGCGGGATTCGACGTGACCTTTTACGTTCAAAACGGACGCATCGAAACGCAGTTCACGCCAGCCGATCATTTTTGCGGATTTCGCGACGTGACCCACGGCGGCGTGTTGGCGACCATTCTCGATGAATGTATGGGCTGGTCGTGCATTCTCTCGCGCCCCATCATGTGCTACACCGCTGAAATGACCCTGCGTTATCGTTCTCACGCCATTGCGGGCGAGACCCTGCTTGTATACGGCGAACTGGTTGCTGACAAAAAACGAATGATTGTCGCGCGCGGCGGCATCGAACGCCCAAACGGCGAACTGGTTTGCAGCGGCGAAGGCAAGTATATCCCCATGCCCCAAGAGCAATTCGAACAAGTAGTCTCCTATGCGGGTTGGGACGAGCGTTTTCAAAAAGTATATGAAGAAATCCAACAACAGGTCGCATAG
- a CDS encoding M3 family oligoendopeptidase, protein MSDFPRRFVPADCDLGEWPQLQSLFDLLLGRAVATAADLEQWLLDMSELASCLAEERARRYIDMTCNTEDEEIEQRYLHFLETIDPQCKPYWHNLNEMYVASPLRSELPQDRYGVYDRTTEAEIKLFRKDNIPLQTEAAKQSQRYQKLCGAMMVEFDGAERTLPQMGKYLEETERDRRQGAWAVVAQRRLQERDDFNAIFDELVRLRHQIAQNAGFEDYVGYAFLNYKRFDYTPQHCFDFHQAVETCVVPLARRLNDERKAALKVDSLRPWDLSVDPLGRSPLRPFQAGEDLLHGVKRIIHHYDEELSAQLAEMYAQGELDLESRKGKAPGGYQYTLEEVRRPFIFMNAAGLQRDVETLLHEAGHAFHAIASRNEPLVDYRSSPIEFAEVASMSMELFGQDYFEEFYSKDDALRAKRLHLEGVIKILPWIAQIDAFQHWIYTHPTHTRDERTAQWLELSERFGGGVDWTGFEEVQQSLWQRQLHLYCHAFYYIEYGIAQLGALQLWGRYKVDSADALRRYRQALALGGSRPLPKLFEAAGIHFDFSEATIKPLTETIEAELKTLPL, encoded by the coding sequence ATGAGTGATTTTCCCCGCCGGTTTGTTCCGGCTGATTGTGATTTAGGTGAGTGGCCGCAACTGCAATCGTTATTCGATTTGTTGTTGGGCCGGGCGGTTGCAACGGCGGCTGATTTAGAACAATGGCTGCTGGATATGAGCGAATTGGCGTCGTGTCTCGCCGAAGAACGCGCGCGCCGTTACATCGATATGACTTGTAATACTGAAGATGAAGAGATTGAACAACGCTATCTTCATTTTTTAGAAACCATTGATCCGCAATGCAAACCCTATTGGCACAACCTAAATGAGATGTATGTCGCCTCGCCGTTGCGCAGCGAACTGCCGCAAGATCGCTATGGTGTGTATGACCGAACGACGGAAGCGGAAATCAAATTGTTCCGCAAAGACAATATCCCGCTGCAAACAGAAGCGGCGAAACAGAGCCAGCGCTATCAAAAGCTCTGCGGCGCGATGATGGTTGAATTTGACGGCGCCGAACGGACGCTTCCGCAGATGGGCAAGTATTTAGAAGAGACCGAGCGTGACCGTCGCCAAGGCGCCTGGGCGGTCGTTGCGCAACGCCGCTTACAAGAACGCGACGACTTTAACGCGATCTTTGACGAACTCGTCCGCTTGCGCCATCAGATCGCGCAGAACGCCGGGTTCGAAGATTACGTGGGCTATGCGTTTTTAAATTACAAGCGCTTTGATTATACGCCGCAGCATTGTTTTGATTTTCATCAGGCGGTCGAGACTTGCGTGGTTCCATTGGCGCGCAGGTTGAACGATGAACGCAAGGCCGCGCTCAAGGTGGATTCGCTTCGCCCGTGGGACTTATCGGTCGATCCGTTGGGGCGCTCGCCGTTGCGTCCGTTCCAGGCGGGAGAAGACCTGCTGCATGGCGTGAAGCGCATCATTCATCACTATGACGAAGAACTCTCGGCGCAGTTGGCGGAGATGTATGCGCAGGGCGAATTGGACCTGGAAAGCCGCAAAGGCAAGGCGCCGGGCGGTTATCAATATACGCTGGAAGAAGTGCGGCGTCCCTTTATTTTTATGAACGCCGCCGGGTTGCAGCGCGACGTCGAAACGCTGTTGCATGAAGCCGGGCACGCGTTTCACGCCATCGCCTCGCGCAATGAGCCGTTGGTCGATTATCGTTCCTCGCCGATTGAGTTCGCCGAAGTCGCATCCATGTCGATGGAACTATTCGGGCAGGATTATTTCGAAGAGTTTTATTCTAAAGACGACGCCTTGCGCGCCAAACGCCTGCATTTAGAAGGCGTGATTAAAATTTTGCCTTGGATCGCCCAGATCGACGCGTTTCAGCATTGGATCTATACCCATCCAACTCACACCCGTGATGAACGTACTGCGCAATGGCTGGAACTCTCGGAGCGGTTCGGCGGCGGCGTCGACTGGACGGGATTTGAAGAGGTTCAGCAGTCGCTGTGGCAGCGCCAATTGCATCTCTACTGCCATGCGTTTTACTACATTGAATACGGCATCGCCCAACTGGGCGCGTTGCAATTGTGGGGGCGTTACAAGGTGGATAGCGCGGATGCGTTGCGTCGCTATCGTCAGGCGCTAGCGTTGGGCGGTTCGCGTCCATTGCCGAAGTTGTTTGAAGCAGCGGGGATCCACTTTGATTTCTCAGAAGCGACCATCAAACCGCTGACGGAAACGATCGAGGCGGAACTCAAGACCTTGCCGTTGTAG
- a CDS encoding class II aldolase/adducin family protein produces the protein MTNVYEAKQQIIEIGRRVWTKGWVAANDGNISFKVSEDEYVCTPTGISKGFMQLEDLLVVDGQGRKRSGGPLKPSSEIKMHFYIYGQRPDIRAVVHAHPPTSTGFAVAGMSLDACALPEVVALMGQIPLAPYGLPSTDEIPKSIAPFVKDHNAVLLANHGALSWGGDLMQAYYRMETMEHYANILMTAVQLGNVNLFSKEQVAALEGLRDRFGLTGPFHGCNTNVSKLPAETGAVPDVND, from the coding sequence ATGACAAACGTATACGAAGCGAAACAACAGATTATCGAGATCGGCCGCCGGGTTTGGACCAAAGGCTGGGTCGCCGCGAACGACGGCAATATTTCATTCAAAGTTTCAGAAGACGAGTATGTTTGTACGCCAACTGGCATCAGCAAAGGCTTCATGCAATTGGAAGACCTGCTGGTCGTCGATGGACAAGGCCGCAAACGCAGCGGCGGTCCGCTGAAACCTTCGTCTGAAATCAAGATGCACTTTTATATCTATGGACAACGCCCTGATATTCGCGCGGTTGTCCACGCTCACCCACCGACTTCAACGGGTTTCGCCGTCGCCGGCATGTCGCTGGATGCGTGCGCGTTGCCCGAAGTGGTCGCGCTGATGGGACAAATTCCACTTGCCCCTTACGGCTTGCCTTCGACCGATGAAATCCCGAAGTCGATTGCGCCGTTCGTCAAAGACCACAACGCCGTTCTCTTGGCCAACCACGGCGCGTTGTCTTGGGGCGGCGACCTCATGCAAGCCTATTACCGCATGGAAACGATGGAACACTACGCCAACATTTTGATGACGGCGGTGCAACTGGGCAACGTGAATTTATTCAGCAAAGAACAAGTCGCGGCGCTCGAAGGTTTGCGTGACCGCTTCGGCCTGACAGGCCCGTTCCACGGTTGCAATACCAACGTGTCCAAACTCCCCGCTGAAACCGGCGCGGTTCCCGACGTCAACGATTAA
- a CDS encoding extracellular solute-binding protein: protein MRFVDQANRLEQTPIAPGDFYYNSKNQSIARGDSPVGTMSKIISISICIIGVATALLLTGCAKKNALTIYTSVDQDYAEPIIQTFIDANPEMQINVLYDNEKTKTTGVFERIRREARNPQADVFWNSEIVRTIQLKQEDLLAPYLSPSAAEIPAQFKDSEGYWTGFSVRARVMLINRDLVPKSETPNSIPALGSTKIPGKRAMAVPAFGTTATHMAALYTKLGEMELIKQIGTARVFGKMTMRTSNSDVRDGVANGELAFGLTDTDDAFAAIDAGKPVEMVYLDHEGQGTLVIPNTVALIKNALHPENGQAFIDYILSPEVERKLAETRARQIPVRSSVELPEGVPSLESIHAMDIDYEVVAKNIETCIQFLRDKNFF from the coding sequence GTGCGTTTCGTAGATCAAGCCAATCGCCTGGAGCAAACGCCTATCGCTCCAGGCGATTTTTATTACAATTCAAAGAACCAATCCATTGCAAGAGGAGATTCACCTGTGGGTACGATGAGTAAAATAATTTCGATTTCAATTTGCATCATTGGCGTGGCGACGGCGTTGTTGCTTACCGGCTGCGCGAAAAAAAACGCGTTGACAATTTATACTTCGGTTGACCAGGATTACGCTGAACCGATCATTCAAACTTTTATTGACGCAAACCCCGAAATGCAAATCAACGTTTTGTATGATAACGAAAAAACCAAAACCACTGGCGTGTTTGAGCGCATCCGCCGCGAAGCGCGTAACCCGCAAGCAGATGTATTTTGGAATTCGGAAATCGTCCGAACCATCCAACTTAAACAAGAGGACTTGCTGGCGCCATACCTTTCGCCGTCCGCCGCTGAGATTCCAGCGCAATTCAAAGACAGCGAAGGCTATTGGACAGGCTTTTCGGTGCGCGCGCGGGTGATGTTGATTAACCGCGACCTGGTTCCCAAAAGCGAAACGCCAAATTCGATTCCCGCGCTAGGCTCTACAAAAATCCCGGGCAAACGCGCGATGGCGGTGCCTGCGTTTGGAACCACCGCGACCCACATGGCGGCGTTGTATACCAAACTCGGCGAGATGGAACTGATCAAACAAATTGGTACGGCGCGCGTGTTCGGCAAAATGACGATGCGCACCAGCAATTCAGACGTACGAGACGGCGTGGCCAACGGAGAACTCGCGTTTGGCCTAACCGACACGGATGACGCTTTCGCGGCGATCGACGCGGGCAAGCCTGTCGAAATGGTGTATCTTGACCATGAAGGGCAGGGGACGCTGGTGATTCCCAACACGGTCGCGTTGATTAAAAATGCGCTTCACCCTGAAAATGGCCAGGCCTTTATTGATTACATCTTGTCGCCTGAGGTTGAACGAAAACTCGCCGAGACGCGCGCCCGGCAAATCCCTGTGCGCAGCAGCGTTGAGTTGCCGGAAGGCGTCCCCTCGCTTGAGTCAATTCATGCTATGGACATTGACTACGAGGTCGTCGCCAAAAATATTGAAACGTGCATCCAATTTTTGCGGGACAAAAATTTCTTTTAA
- the thiL gene encoding thiamine-phosphate kinase — translation MKTVADLGEFNLLEKLQQILSPSHPDILVGLGDDAAVVAPPHAPIVMTTDAMVEGVHFKHEWASAQQIAHKALASTLSDLAGKCAKPAYALITLGLPGETELKWIYEFYQCLAQLQREWNLSIVGGDTVRSPQFWISIAAYGVQTTQSPLRIDSAQAGDWIIVSGTLGDAAAGLGSLLHPGQTCDLASLQFLQNRLHLPTPRLNEAMQIASIAVPNSMTDISDGLARDLRKICKASGLGAHLQASQLPCSDALRQYAGEKAPEYAWRGGEEYELLLTLSPEQGRNLINQWDKANCPLHHIGELTSSTDIIVDGMDPSLEGFDHFKTNSPRKSPT, via the coding sequence GTGAAAACGGTCGCTGATCTGGGTGAATTCAACCTGTTAGAAAAACTACAGCAAATTTTGTCTCCGTCTCATCCCGATATTTTGGTCGGACTTGGCGATGACGCAGCGGTCGTAGCGCCGCCCCACGCCCCCATCGTGATGACAACGGACGCAATGGTTGAAGGCGTCCATTTCAAACACGAATGGGCGTCTGCCCAACAGATCGCCCACAAAGCCCTGGCCAGCACTCTCAGCGACTTGGCGGGCAAGTGCGCCAAGCCGGCTTACGCATTGATTACGCTCGGCTTACCAGGAGAAACCGAACTCAAATGGATTTATGAGTTCTATCAATGTCTTGCGCAACTTCAGCGTGAATGGAATCTATCCATCGTGGGAGGCGACACCGTGCGTTCGCCCCAATTTTGGATATCCATCGCGGCTTACGGCGTCCAAACCACTCAATCGCCATTGCGAATTGACTCCGCCCAGGCAGGCGACTGGATCATTGTGAGTGGAACGCTGGGCGACGCCGCCGCCGGGTTAGGCAGCCTCTTGCACCCCGGTCAAACCTGCGACTTGGCGTCATTGCAATTTCTTCAAAACCGCTTGCACCTCCCAACTCCAAGGCTCAACGAAGCAATGCAAATTGCCTCCATTGCGGTTCCAAACTCAATGACGGACATTAGCGACGGCTTGGCCCGCGACTTACGAAAAATCTGCAAGGCAAGCGGCCTCGGCGCTCATCTACAGGCAAGCCAGCTGCCCTGCAGCGATGCGCTACGTCAATATGCGGGAGAGAAAGCGCCGGAGTATGCGTGGCGCGGCGGTGAGGAATACGAATTGTTGTTGACCCTTTCGCCAGAACAGGGTCGAAATCTCATCAATCAATGGGACAAAGCGAATTGCCCGCTTCACCACATTGGCGAATTAACTTCATCCACAGACATCATCGTTGACGGCATGGATCCATCGCTTGAAGGCTTCGACCACTTTAAGACGAACTCACCGCGTAAGAGTCCGACTTGA
- a CDS encoding peptidylprolyl isomerase, whose product MRPDSNFRLLIVAVLTACFAAACSQQAAQRPIAVVEGQKIYYPELESLGVIALSKKGLSTNTPEGQAYYKEILPTLYESIIDIYALKHAALSEGYEPTPDELDAQYQAIKETINQAEGYETALKALQLSDEEFKESIQVQMAVQQLQESKLNTFTYEPDDTEIEAYYYKNNLQFRHPYSVRVSHIFISTPVSAGDDARAEAKERAEQLGKMVGNNPAKTFPQLAVRYSQDNQTKARGGDLGFIKRNDDILLETFKKAAFALGAGEVSQPIETDFGYHLIWSTDHEQSLEEAKPIIKRQMLLNKAGEFFEAWKKEMRAGLDIERLFDPVAIDSIDKTPAAQ is encoded by the coding sequence ATGAGACCTGACTCGAACTTTCGCTTACTGATTGTAGCCGTCCTTACGGCGTGTTTCGCGGCGGCGTGCAGCCAACAAGCGGCGCAACGCCCCATCGCCGTTGTAGAAGGGCAGAAAATTTATTACCCCGAGTTGGAATCGCTGGGCGTCATCGCCTTAAGCAAAAAAGGTCTGTCAACCAACACGCCCGAAGGCCAAGCGTATTACAAAGAAATCCTGCCGACGCTGTATGAATCCATCATTGACATTTATGCGCTCAAACACGCAGCGCTGAGCGAGGGCTACGAACCAACGCCCGACGAACTCGACGCGCAATATCAAGCCATTAAAGAAACCATCAATCAGGCCGAAGGCTACGAAACGGCGCTGAAAGCGCTTCAACTCAGCGATGAAGAATTTAAAGAATCCATCCAAGTACAAATGGCGGTCCAACAGTTACAAGAAAGCAAACTCAATACTTTTACCTACGAACCCGATGACACAGAAATCGAAGCGTATTACTACAAAAATAATTTGCAATTCCGGCATCCCTACAGCGTCCGCGTCAGCCATATTTTCATTAGTACGCCCGTAAGCGCTGGAGATGACGCCCGCGCTGAAGCCAAAGAACGCGCAGAGCAACTCGGTAAAATGGTTGGAAACAATCCAGCGAAAACGTTCCCGCAATTGGCGGTGCGCTACTCGCAAGACAACCAAACCAAAGCGCGCGGCGGCGACTTAGGGTTTATCAAGCGTAACGATGACATCTTGTTAGAGACGTTTAAAAAAGCGGCCTTCGCATTAGGCGCGGGAGAAGTGAGCCAGCCGATTGAAACCGATTTTGGCTATCACCTGATCTGGTCAACCGACCACGAACAATCACTCGAAGAAGCCAAGCCCATCATCAAACGACAAATGCTGCTCAACAAGGCCGGTGAATTTTTTGAGGCCTGGAAAAAAGAAATGCGCGCCGGTCTCGATATTGAGCGGTTGTTCGACCCAGTCGCAATTGACTCTATCGACAAAACGCCAGCCGCCCAATAA
- a CDS encoding ABC transporter ATP-binding protein — protein sequence MNKPNSGAAGIEFRDVSFSYGRNPVLKQISFKISPSRTTVLFGPSGAGKTTCLRLVAGFEQPQSGAVFIDGREVASSTKSVPACERGVGFCFQEAALWAHLRVRDHVMVPLRSASLSKAERERRVEEILKAFSLHELAGRYPEQLSGGERKRLEFARAAASEPPILVLDEPLAGADEPRRHELMPYIRACGGNGRTLVVVTHHREEAFALADDLVVFNAGRILRSGRVENVFRNPQSKQAAALLGYRTMVDATIKDEMIHTPYGEWPAPDGDAGDGFAGWTMDAIAVSADGPLAGVVESCEFIGRGYRVTLRHDGLQLIGASQCAASCGETARFTITQAPVWISRP from the coding sequence ATGAATAAGCCCAATTCCGGCGCGGCGGGGATCGAGTTTCGGGATGTAAGTTTTTCTTACGGACGCAATCCAGTGCTCAAACAAATATCATTTAAAATTTCACCCAGCCGAACAACGGTTTTGTTTGGGCCGTCTGGAGCAGGCAAAACCACTTGCCTGCGCTTGGTCGCCGGATTTGAACAGCCGCAATCCGGCGCCGTTTTCATCGACGGTCGAGAAGTCGCGTCTTCAACAAAATCCGTCCCCGCCTGTGAACGCGGCGTCGGGTTTTGTTTTCAAGAAGCCGCCTTGTGGGCGCACTTGCGGGTGCGCGATCATGTTATGGTTCCATTGCGGTCTGCATCATTAAGCAAGGCGGAGCGCGAACGCCGGGTCGAGGAAATCCTGAAAGCGTTTTCGTTGCACGAATTGGCGGGGCGCTATCCCGAACAATTGTCCGGTGGAGAACGCAAGCGATTGGAGTTTGCTCGAGCTGCCGCTAGCGAGCCGCCGATTTTGGTTCTGGATGAACCGCTGGCGGGGGCCGATGAGCCGCGCCGCCACGAACTGATGCCTTATATTCGCGCCTGCGGGGGCAATGGCCGCACCTTGGTGGTCGTAACCCATCACCGCGAAGAAGCGTTTGCGTTGGCTGACGATTTAGTCGTATTTAACGCGGGGCGCATTCTTCGCTCGGGCCGAGTCGAAAACGTGTTTCGCAATCCACAATCGAAACAAGCGGCGGCTTTGCTGGGCTATCGCACAATGGTTGATGCAACCATCAAAGACGAAATGATCCACACGCCCTATGGCGAATGGCCCGCGCCTGATGGAGACGCGGGAGACGGCTTCGCTGGTTGGACAATGGATGCGATTGCGGTTTCTGCAGACGGGCCGTTGGCGGGTGTGGTAGAATCATGTGAATTTATCGGGCGGGGTTATCGCGTGACCTTGCGGCATGACGGTTTGCAACTGATTGGCGCGTCGCAATGCGCTGCGTCATGCGGCGAGACAGCCCGCTTCACTATCACGCAAGCGCCGGTTTGGATATCAAGACCATGA
- a CDS encoding GntR family transcriptional regulator has translation MGSLFERLPKYIQIKEAIRQDIEQGTLKEGDQLPSETHLIDRFGASKMTVIRALQELVQEGFLRRVQGKGTYVLKPEQQGPVLGVLLSSRPWNEPWLLLKSIEDRASQLGLETCVCISSNDFLKVDRFADRLIQRRVAGVIVSMAEPDFNGLNVKRWVSRLLKAQTPVVILDGCKACSSEAYSIHFNHESGMASLTKSLVESGHNRLLLVDDESCCESIRTARRSGFETITRELSSVEWSDVCVWKKRQSMLDFVQHLSRKIKQERPGMVMCIHDGLVSQLKTAFDSFDAELDFPIAMSGFGGGGICAALDLTTVDLPWNQMGLLAVDAVQQSVYEPERDVVLEGRVQLRSSLATLKSDSYAVSSS, from the coding sequence ATGGGCAGTTTATTCGAGCGGTTGCCAAAATACATCCAAATCAAAGAAGCGATCCGTCAGGATATTGAGCAGGGAACCCTGAAAGAGGGTGATCAACTTCCTTCGGAAACGCATTTAATTGACCGCTTTGGCGCGAGTAAAATGACTGTGATCCGCGCCTTACAGGAGTTGGTACAAGAGGGCTTTTTGCGCCGTGTTCAGGGCAAAGGCACCTATGTGTTAAAGCCCGAACAACAAGGCCCGGTTTTGGGCGTTTTGTTATCAAGCCGTCCGTGGAACGAACCGTGGCTCCTGCTGAAATCAATTGAAGATCGCGCGTCTCAATTGGGCCTCGAAACTTGCGTGTGCATCTCTTCCAATGATTTTCTGAAAGTTGACCGCTTTGCCGACCGCTTAATTCAGCGCCGCGTCGCTGGAGTGATCGTCTCAATGGCGGAACCTGATTTTAATGGGCTGAACGTCAAGCGCTGGGTGTCCCGCCTGCTCAAAGCGCAAACTCCGGTTGTGATATTGGACGGCTGCAAAGCATGTAGCAGTGAAGCCTACTCGATCCACTTTAATCATGAATCGGGCATGGCGTCGCTGACCAAATCGCTGGTCGAAAGCGGGCATAACCGATTGCTTCTGGTTGACGATGAATCCTGCTGCGAGTCGATTCGCACTGCGCGTCGCAGCGGTTTTGAAACCATTACGCGTGAATTGTCGAGCGTTGAATGGTCTGATGTATGCGTTTGGAAAAAGCGGCAATCAATGCTGGACTTCGTACAACATCTCTCCCGAAAAATAAAGCAGGAGCGCCCTGGTATGGTGATGTGCATCCATGATGGGCTGGTCTCGCAATTAAAAACCGCTTTTGATTCATTTGACGCAGAACTCGATTTTCCAATCGCGATGTCGGGGTTTGGTGGAGGCGGAATCTGCGCCGCGTTGGACCTGACTACAGTTGATTTGCCCTGGAACCAAATGGGGTTGTTGGCGGTGGATGCGGTTCAACAATCGGTTTATGAACCAGAGCGGGATGTGGTTTTAGAGGGGCGCGTCCAACTTCGTTCTTCTTTGGCGACTCTCAAGTCGGACTCTTACGCGGTGAGTTCGTCTTAA
- a CDS encoding SMP-30/gluconolactonase/LRE family protein: MKQHRFVFLVTLALCLAGCGGANQDDVLTWGSRGRIAGRFAAPRAIGANGGFVYVIDRTGRVQKFTEQGEFVLEWLLENPDKGTPTGLEFDQNGDLWIPDTHQNRILKYSSEGEKLFTFGGYGLEPGSFVYPTDIAVAKNGNLYISEYGRNGRVQVFSPEGEFLFSWGSFGSGPEQFNRPMAILLGRDDNLYIADSVNHRIKVYDLQGNLLRIMGREGSEPGEFLFPYDLAMGDDGNLIVCEWGNHRVQNITPDGKPIRIWGGLGASPGQLAEPWGVTENAGRVFVADTKNHRIQVFSF, from the coding sequence ATGAAACAGCATCGGTTCGTTTTTCTTGTAACGCTCGCGCTTTGCCTAGCCGGATGCGGCGGCGCCAATCAGGACGACGTTCTCACTTGGGGGAGCCGGGGCCGGATCGCCGGGCGTTTTGCGGCGCCTCGCGCGATTGGCGCCAATGGTGGCTTTGTCTATGTGATCGACCGTACCGGACGTGTGCAGAAATTCACCGAACAAGGCGAGTTTGTTCTCGAATGGTTGCTGGAAAACCCAGACAAAGGTACGCCGACCGGGCTGGAATTCGACCAAAACGGTGACTTGTGGATTCCCGATACGCACCAAAACCGCATTCTCAAATATTCAAGCGAAGGCGAAAAATTATTTACCTTTGGTGGATATGGGTTGGAACCCGGGAGTTTTGTTTATCCAACAGACATCGCCGTCGCGAAGAACGGCAATCTCTATATTTCTGAATATGGGCGCAATGGCCGCGTTCAGGTGTTTAGTCCCGAAGGCGAATTTTTATTCAGCTGGGGCAGTTTTGGTTCCGGCCCTGAACAGTTCAACCGCCCGATGGCCATTCTGCTGGGAAGAGACGACAACCTCTATATTGCTGACTCGGTGAACCATCGAATTAAAGTCTATGACTTGCAGGGCAATTTGTTGCGGATCATGGGGCGTGAAGGAAGCGAGCCGGGCGAGTTTTTATTCCCTTATGATTTGGCGATGGGCGACGACGGCAATTTAATTGTGTGCGAATGGGGGAACCACCGCGTTCAAAACATTACGCCGGACGGAAAGCCCATCAGAATTTGGGGCGGGTTGGGCGCTTCGCCGGGGCAACTCGCTGAACCCTGGGGCGTGACGGAAAACGCCGGGCGGGTATTTGTCGCCGACACCAAGAACCATCGCATTCAAGTGTTTTCATTTTGA